One Clupea harengus chromosome 11, Ch_v2.0.2, whole genome shotgun sequence DNA window includes the following coding sequences:
- the nat14 gene encoding N-acetyltransferase 14 has protein sequence MVKLDLGSVVLRRMRLDDIEAVKALIKDGCEGTENRLLLHLLTRPLALFTLAILSSILRCIMHSFILALVIPVFVAIVYLKLTLPRSTGILGARRPYWDYVGSTYRAERDSELENPYTRMAKPVGGKVKTQERAKRRKKEEKGNEGEKHDMEDLQDRARVAGEVWVADCDGEVIASLSREPVHRSGVTRMCRLVVQSWYRKEGVGSLLVQCLANREKERGSRRVYAHVPFPSRIGEVFFRKVGFRLQGEVADGEEEKTKDFEEPQRGWLGYPVTKVFVKDL, from the exons ATGGTGAAGCTGGACCTGGGAAGCGTCGTTCTTCGAAGGATGAGGCTAGATGACATAGAGGCAGTCAAAGCTTTGATAAAG GATGGTTGTGAGGGCACGGAGAACCGCCTGCTCCTGCACCTCCTGACTCGTCCCCTGGCACTCTTTACGTTGGCTATCCTCTCCTCCATACTGCGCTGCATTATGCATTCCTTCATCTTGGCCCTGGTCATCCCTGTCTTCGTCGCCATCGTCTACCTCAAGCTCACATTGCCACGCTCCACTGGGATCCTGGGCGCACGCAGGCCGTACTGGGACTACGTGGGCAGCACCTACCGGGCGGAGAGAGACTCGGAACTGGAGAACCCTTACACGAGGATGGCCAAGCCCGTAGGGGGCAAAGTCAAAACCCAAGAGAGGGCCAAgcggagaaagaaggaggaaaaAGGCAACGAGGGAGAGAAGCACGACATGGAGGATCTGCAGGACAGAGCGCGTGTTGCCGGGGAGGTGTGGGTGGCAGACTGTGACGGGGAAGTCATCGCCTCGTTGTCCAGGGAGCCAGTGCACCGGTCGGGGGTGACCCGCATGTGCAGGCTGGTGGTGCAGAGCTGGTACCGAAAGGAAGGTGTGGGCAGCCTGCTGGTGCAGTGTCTGGCCAAccgggagaaggagaggggctCCAGGAGGGTCTACGCCCACGTGCCCTTCCCCTCCCGCATCGGGGAGGTCTTCTTCAGGAAGGTGGGCTTCCGGCTGCAGGGCGAGGTGGCCGacggggaggaagagaagactAAAGACTTTGAGGAGCCTCAGAGAGGGTGGCTGGGATACCCTGTCACT
- the znf628 gene encoding zinc finger protein 628 encodes MKMANSVATLVVQTELLPTQSSSSLSPFPSLLARGEDVEEDGERSEEKTASEVVLTGMEMVTSTSSPVTSAPPNPEHPFQCLDCGKSFKWSSRLAHHQRSHNNERPYRCNLCPKAFKGSSALLYHQRSHSGEKPYKCEDCGKAFKRSSLLQVHRSVHTGLRTFQCPYCPLTFKWSSHYQYHLRQHTGECPYPCDSCPKAFKNSSSLRRHKNVHLGLKPYVCAVCTKAFTQSTNLRQHMRIHTGERPYVCNKCGRSFTHSSNLALHRNSHLDDKSKTGGAEGKEVALEGTAGAVVQGTTATEELSAVGVGIQDMVGFVSQQAGLGVGEVYLTHHTSSGSTTQTMLTLTPTTVASAVEHVHMTTDTGASVLLYSCGSCNQTFTSQGDLEEHQTLHLGSLGPGSTVGPGNGEASGAEAANVGLVGAGPLLADFEEVVETTTAAETGQGGVGGQNGQAEYDLLQGFTTVPQLPSDASVPTDTTGGAATVSNVCTYCGKSFKTSSGLTRHVTQTHSRSQFNCSACDRSFPLLSSLLTHQYSHTPEQRLLAEAEAEIVCPPSLSLPLPSSPTAKGREGEEGEREIHVSLIAVTEEDSAKPATRGAGKGGRRGGISKTVGNGDRPYRCSECGKSFKGSSGLRYHMRDHTGERPYRCTECGKSFKRSSLLSIHQRVHTGVRAFQCPYCPLTFKWSSHYQYHLRQHTGERPYVCQECGKSFKNTSCLRRHSQLHSGLRPHSCTVCGKAFSQTSNLKQHERTHSGERPFQCGQCHKSFTHSSNLQLHLRTHSSRKDFKCPHCGKEFVMHSYLQRHLRTHASGGVGGVAKEGAKVTKGGGASGTMGGPPQTLSLSMNTPGGLSSLFPDSSGNSTLLLSPSNLDIPLNTSQNYFMIQTPSGLQLIPLSNPTPTQPPPPPPPPPPPQPQSQNYLLLQCQGTNGSQPSLILVPTSSNPVSAEPQPLPVVQTIPALQSVLGQAQTQITQFQTVQTQPRYIVTNTNSTNTQVVTTAPCNSTLTRPILGKLTSTKTGRSRRGRKPKAASQKPGLAAPTVSQSAAVSAAVTKLSTTVSTPIASSMLSQPPACANQAAPTSTSAPIVVKVEPKMQPEHSMTLGGHLSEPSAAWTDQTTPAEDKSSDPLPEERFVLCFEKDGKKEEREIGVDAGGDGGRSYVLQFEGGAERDGGEREGGGRREESYVLHFQADGEREGDGGKEQDGMVSLNFQDWGSERQAERTSGLEEGVEGEGESFILHFQAADAHEEGAQPGAGYPEAQGNGLGLSCPPAQALVPLGGQEMVFQLEDEAKMVGGSGSGDNVQMIALIEGEGASSRQGGAFGPVEGTVGESREQMEGIFQLEGGEGIVIIEVSTSSLREGGMEEGGGGVTLERIDGKEMSDIREVTVGVMSEAEGHGQKNADNED; translated from the exons ATGAAGATGGCCAATTCGGTGGCCACTCTAGTGGTCCAGACGGAACTCCTCCCGACTCAGTCGTCATCGTCGCTGTCTCCGTTTCCCTCTCTGCTCGCTCGCGGCGAAGATGTGGAGGAGGACGGTGAGAGATCAGAGGAGAAGACGGCCAGTGAGGTGGTGCTCACTGGTATGGAGATGGTGACGTCAACTTCGTCTCCAGTGACGTCTGCACCCCCGAATCCTGAACACCCATTTCAGTGCCTGGATTGTGGAAAGAGCTTCAAATGGTCATCCAGACTAGCCCACCATCAGCGCAGCCACAACAACGAGAGGCCCTACCGCTGCAACCTCTGCCCAAAGGCCTTCAAGGGTTCCTCTGCGCTGCTCTACCACCAAAG GTCACACTCTGGTGAGAAGCCTTATAAGTGTGAAGACTGTGGCAAAGCCTTCAAACGCTCTTCCCTGCTCCAG GTTCACCGCAGCGTTCACACAGGACTCCGTACCTTCCAGTGCCCCTACTGCCCCCTCACCTTCAAATGGAGCTCCCACTACCAGTACCACCTGCGCCAGCACACTGGCGAGTGCCCCTACCCTTGTGACAGCTGCCCCAAGGCCTTCAAAAACTCCAGTAGCCTGCGTAGACACAAGAATGTGCATCTGGGTCTCAAACCTTACGTCTGCGCCGTGTGCACCAAAGCCTTCACACAGTCCACCAACCTGCGGCAgcacatgcgcatacacactgGTGAGCGGCCCTACGTCTGCAACAAATGCGGCCGCAGCTTCACACACTCGTCCAATCTGGCGCTGCATCGCAACTCGCATCTCGATGACAAGAGCAAGACTGGAGGAGCTGAGGGAAAGGAGGTGGCCTTGGAGGGGACTGCGGGGGCTGTAGTACAGGGGACTACAGCCACAGAGGAGTTGAGTGCTGTGGGGGTCGGGATCCAAGACATGGTGGGCTTTGTGAGTCAGCAAGCTGGGCTAGGCGTTGGTGAAGTGTACCTCACCCATCACACCTCATCGGGTTCTACTACCCAGACCATGCTGACGCTGACGCCCACCACGGTGGCGTCGGCTGTGGAGCACGTGCACATGACCACAGACACAGGTGCCAGTGTGCTGCTTTACAGTTGTGGCAGCTGCAACCAGACCTTCACCTCACAGGGGGACCTAGAGGAGCACCAGACCCTCCACCTGGGGTCCCTGGGGCCTGGATCTACAGTAGGGCCAGGGAACGGAGAAGCATCGGGGGCCGAGGCAGCCAACGTCGGCCTGGTCGGGGCTGGACCCCTCTTGGCAGATtttgaggaggtggtggagacaACCACGGCTGCAGAGACTGGGCAGGGAGGAGTTGGTGGACAAAATGGTCAGGCAGAGTATGATCTCCTCCAGGGCTTCACTACGGTACCACAGTTGCCCTCTGATGCCAGTGtacccacagacacaacagGGGGAGCTGCAACTGTCTCCAATGTCTGCACCTACTGCGGGAAAAGCTTCAAGACCAGCAGTGGGCTAACCAGGCATGTGACACAG acccaCTCTCGCTCTCAGTTCAACTGCTCTGCGTGCGAccgctccttccctctcctctcctccctcttgaCCCACCAGTACTCACACACGCCAGAGCAGCGCCTCCTGGCTGAGGCCGAGGCCGAAATTGTctgccccccttctctctccctgcccctgcCGTCCTCCCCCACCGCCAAAGGAAGGGAGGgtgaggaaggggagagagagatccacgTCAGCCTCATCGCTGTCACGGAGGAGGACTCGGCTAAGCCTGCGACGAGAGGGGCGGGGAAAGGAGGCCGGAGAGGGGGAATCAGCAAGACCGTTGGCAACGGTG ATCGTCCATACCGCTGCTCAGAATGCGGGAAGTCCTTTAAGGGCTCCTCTGGTCTTCGCTACCACATGCGTGACCACACGGGAGAGAGGCCCTACCGCTGCACTGAATGTGGAAAGAGCTTCAAGAGGTCCTCGCTGCTCTCCATCCATCAGAGA GTCCATACTGGTGTGCGTGCCTTCCAGTGCCCCTACTGCCCCCTCACCTTCAAATGGAGCTCCCACTACCAGTACCACCTGCGCCAGCATACTGGGGAGCGGCCCTATGTGTGCCAGGAATGCGGCAAGTCCTTCAAGAACACCAGCTGCCTGCGGCGCCACAGCCAGCTGCACTCGGGCCTGAGGCCGCACTCCTGCACCGTCTGCGGCAAGGCCTTCTCACAGACGTCCAACCTGAAGCAGCACGAGCGAACACACTCAGGTGAGAGGCCCTTTCAGTGCGGCCAGTGCCACAAGAGCTTCACGCACTCGTCCAACCTGCAGCTGCACTTGCGCACGCACTCCTCGCGCAAGGATTTCAAGTGCCCGCACTGCGGCAAGGAGTTTGTCATGCACTCCTACCTGCAGAGGCACCTCAGGACCCATGCGAGTGGTGGCGTAGGAGGAGTTGCTAAGGAGGGGGCAAAGGTCACCAAGGGAGGAGGTGCCAGCGGGACTATGGGAGGCCCACCCCAGACCTTGAGTCTGAGCATGAACACCCCGGGAGGCCTCAGTTCTCTGTTCCCGGACAGCTCAGGGAACTCCACGCTGCTGCTCTCGCCATCGAACTTGGACATCCCTCTCAACACCTCGCAAAATTACTTCATGATCCAGACGCCTTCAGGGCTGCAGCTCATCCCTCTTTCTAACCCTACGCCCACacagcctccacctcctcctccacccccacctcctccacagCCACAATCCCAGAACTATCTGCTTCTGCAGTGCCAGGGAACAAACGGAAGCCAACCCAGCCTCATCCTCGTCCCCACATCATCTAATCCTGTATCCGCAGAGCCACAGCCTCTTCCTGTGGTGCAGACCATCCCAGCGCTGCAGTCGGTTCTGGGGCAAGCCCAAACCCAGATCACCCAGTTTCAGACTGTTCAGACCCAACCTCGCTACATCGTAACCAACACCAACAGCACCAACACCCAGGTTGTCACGACTGCACCCTGCAACTCCACTCTAACAAGGCCCATTTTGGGGAAGCTCACCAGCACCAAAACTGGCAGGAGTAGAAGGGGTCGAAAACCCAAAGCCGCATCCCAGAAACCCGGTCTGGCAGCTCCCACAGTCTCTCAGTCAGCAGCTGTGTCAGCAGCCGTCACCAAGCTCAGTACTACTGTTAGCACGCCGATAGCCAGCAGCATGTTGTCTCAGCCACCAGCTTGTGCCAATCAGGCTGCCCCTACCAGCACCTCTGCCCCCATAGTGGTGAAGGTCGAACCCAAAATGCAACCTGAACATTCGATGACCCTGGGTGGTCACCTCTCAGAGCCCTCTGCTGCTTGGACAGACCAGACTACACCTGCAGAAGACAAGTCTTCAGATCCGTTGCCAGAGGAGAGGTTCGTCCTGTGCTTCGAAAAGGACggaaagaaggaggagagggaaatagGTGTGGATGCAGGTGGGGATGGGGGACGGTCCTACGTGTTACAGTTTGAAGGTGGGGCAGAGCGCGACGGAGGCGAGCGTGAGGGTGGAGGGAGACGGGAGGAGTCATACGTGCTCCACTTccaggcagatggagagagggagggagacggaggaAAGGAGCAGGATGGGATGGTGTCCTTAAACTTCCAGGATTGGGGATCAGAGAGGCAAGCCGAGAGAACATCTGGCTTAGAGGAAGGTGTCGAAGGGGAGGGTGAGTCATTCATCCTCCATTTCCAAGCCGCTGACGCCCACGAAGAAGGGGCACAGCCAGGTGCAGGATACCCTGAAGCCCAGGGCAATGGCTTAGGTCTTTCCTGTCCACCTGCTCAGGCCTTGGTTCCACTTGGTGGGCAGGAGATGGTCTTTCAGTTGGAGGATGAGGCCAAAATGGTAGGAGGTTCAGGGTCCGGAGACAATGTCCAGATGATTGCACTGATTGAGGGAGAGGGGGCCAGTTCTAGACAGGGTGGTGCTTTCGGCCCAGTTGAGGGGACCGTGGGGGAAAGCAGGGAACAGATGGAGGGGATCTTTCagttggagggaggggagggcatCGTCATTATCGAAGTGAGCACGAGCAGtctcagagagggagggatggaggaaggaggaggaggggtgacaTTAGAAAGGATCGACGGAAAAGAAATGAGTGATATTCGGGAGGTTACGGTCGGGGTCATGTCGGAGGCTGAGGGCCACGGACAGAAAAATGCGGATAATGAGGACTAA
- the il11a gene encoding interleukin-11, translating to MREHSLDTEIENHRFKSLPSMGNRATDLSALELKPTLSQLHADLKTFEYHFDWLHRVSRKHQHAAIPKLVEIIAQIKNLINSLQRQMGRMDAPKLNLPFPSLPPHPTVHWEVVQSSLELLQQFRLFCDWATRAFLTLKSKVPA from the exons ATG AGAGAACACTCCCTTGACACGGAGATTGAGAACCACAGATTCAAGTCTCTCCCATCCATGGGCAACAGAGCAACAGATCTCAGCGCACTAGAG TTGAAGCCCACTCTTTCGCAGCTCCACGCCGATCTCAAGACCTTCGAGTATCACTTTGACTGGCTGCACCGAGTCTCACGGAAGCATCAACACGCCGCCATACCCAAACTGGTGGAAATCATCGCCCAGATTAAGAACCTTATCAACTCACTTCAACGCCAG ATGGGCAGAATGGATGCCCCCAAGCTTAACCTTCCCTTcccgtctctccctcctcacccaACCGTCCACTGGGAGGTGGTCCAGTCTTCTTTAGAGCTCCTCCAGCAGTTCCGTCTCTTCTGTGACTGGGCAACAAGGGCATTCCTTACTTTAAAGTCAAAGGTCCCAGCATGA